In Lachnospiraceae bacterium, one DNA window encodes the following:
- a CDS encoding TnpV protein — MKLTYTNVNGYLIPNLTYKSGEQMEQLGKYGFLRRDYLKNHRNSTYQVMLLQDTIGEHLLEVDKAAREREEVILKQLEEKEPLPDKKADQMAWVRAANQHRAIAEEIILKELIYV, encoded by the coding sequence ATGAAATTAACGTATACAAATGTAAATGGATATCTGATTCCGAATCTCACCTATAAATCCGGAGAACAGATGGAGCAACTTGGCAAGTATGGTTTTCTTCGCAGAGATTATCTGAAGAATCATCGAAATTCAACCTATCAGGTGATGCTTTTACAGGATACAATTGGAGAACACCTTTTGGAAGTAGATAAAGCAGCAAGAGAACGGGAAGAAGTGATTCTGAAGCAACTGGAAGAAAAAGAACCACTGCCGGATAAAAAAGCAGATCAAATGGCATGGGTAAGAGCTGCTAATCAACACAGAGCGATTGCGGAAGAGATTATTCTCAAGGAATTGATTTATGTATAA
- a CDS encoding helix-turn-helix domain-containing protein: MAQIFRVERTKNFTVMSNHHFKNKNLTLKAKGLLSLMLSLPDDWNYNMQGLATLSRDGIDSVRSAIKELEHHGYVERHRLRNEYGFYGDTEYIIREVPLGEEND, encoded by the coding sequence ATGGCACAGATTTTTCGTGTAGAGAGAACTAAGAATTTTACGGTAATGAGTAATCATCATTTCAAGAATAAGAATCTGACATTGAAAGCGAAAGGTCTATTATCGCTGATGTTAAGTTTGCCAGATGACTGGAATTACAATATGCAAGGACTGGCAACATTGAGCAGAGATGGGATTGATTCTGTTCGTTCTGCAATTAAGGAATTAGAGCATCATGGATATGTGGAACGTCATAGATTGCGTAATGAGTATGGCTTTTATGGCGATACCGAATATATTATCCGGGAAGTTCCATTAGGAGAAGAAAATGATTAA
- a CDS encoding ParM/StbA family protein yields the protein MRMMKNNRNETVMVIGIDHGYGNMKTATRCFPSGVARYDKEPIFQNNLLVYNGMYYQIGEEHKEFCAEKTQDEDYYVLTLAAIARELDGKGMNRATVHIAAGLPLTWVATQKEDFQKYLLQNESVDFIFRNKEYHVEFAGADIYPQGFAAAFYRLQDFKGINMLADIGNGTMNIMYINNSRPLEKKCFTEKYGTHQCVLAVRESLLKELGTVVDDLVIEQVIRTGTADIGEKYLTVIRKAAGDYTKEIFHKLREREYNPELMRLYVVGGGGCMIQNFGEYDKSRVTIVRDICATAKGYEAMTVRKIQRNGGMLV from the coding sequence ATGAGAATGATGAAAAATAACAGAAATGAAACAGTTATGGTGATCGGGATTGATCATGGTTATGGAAACATGAAAACTGCCACCAGATGCTTTCCATCCGGTGTAGCCAGATATGACAAGGAGCCAATCTTTCAGAACAATCTTCTTGTTTACAATGGCATGTATTACCAGATCGGAGAGGAACACAAGGAGTTCTGTGCAGAGAAAACGCAGGATGAGGACTATTATGTGCTGACACTGGCAGCTATTGCAAGGGAACTGGATGGGAAAGGTATGAACCGGGCAACGGTACATATCGCAGCCGGACTTCCCCTTACCTGGGTAGCTACACAGAAAGAAGATTTCCAGAAATATCTTCTCCAGAATGAAAGCGTGGATTTTATATTCCGCAATAAAGAGTATCATGTAGAGTTTGCAGGAGCTGATATTTACCCACAGGGATTTGCAGCAGCCTTCTACCGCTTACAGGATTTCAAAGGAATCAATATGCTGGCAGATATTGGAAATGGAACTATGAATATTATGTATATCAATAATTCCCGTCCATTAGAGAAGAAATGCTTTACAGAGAAATATGGAACGCATCAGTGTGTGCTTGCAGTCAGGGAATCCCTGCTGAAAGAACTGGGAACAGTGGTGGACGATCTGGTGATTGAGCAGGTGATCCGTACCGGAACAGCAGATATTGGTGAGAAATATCTGACAGTCATTCGTAAAGCTGCCGGAGATTATACGAAAGAAATTTTCCATAAACTGAGAGAACGGGAATATAATCCAGAACTGATGCGCCTGTATGTGGTCGGCGGTGGCGGTTGTATGATCCAGAATTTTGGAGAATATGACAAGAGCCGGGTGACAATTGTACGGGACATCTGTGCCACAGCGAAAGGCTATGAAGCAATGACTGTAAGGAAAATCCAGAGAAACGGAGGGATGCTTGTATGA
- a CDS encoding PLP-dependent aminotransferase family protein translates to MELMVPIENKDDTPLYEQIYTYIKGEIRAGRLRAGSRLPSTRILAGNLHVSRSTTQLAYEQLLSEGYIEALPCKGYFVCQIEELVEVKYQGELEEKEEQDDLKLFPCKVDFSPRGIDLDSFPFNTWRKLSKNTLVDDNKDMFAVGNAQGEYSLRQAIRDYLHSARGVHCRPEQILVGAGSEYLLMLLSQLIGRNTGIALENPTYKQAFRVFESLGHPVFPVSMDRWGMNVRELEKTQAGIAYVMPSHQYPTGIVIPIKRRQELLKWAKAEESRYLIEDDYDSEFRYKGRPIPALQGMDDSQKVIYMGTFSRSIAPAIRVGFMVLPESLLALYRKKAGFYASTVSRIDQNILTHFITEGYYERHLNRMRAVYKGKHDTLLNGLKELEPVFDIQGEYAGIHVLLTHKKGMPEKKLVETAAKAGVRVYGMSDFVIGEGKNRFPSTVILGYASLKEKEIIQGCRRLVQAWI, encoded by the coding sequence ATGGAATTAATGGTGCCTATTGAAAATAAAGACGATACGCCTCTTTATGAGCAGATCTACACCTATATTAAAGGAGAGATCCGCGCAGGAAGGCTTCGCGCCGGAAGCAGACTGCCTTCTACCAGGATCCTTGCAGGCAATCTTCATGTAAGCAGAAGTACCACCCAGTTGGCTTATGAACAGCTGCTGTCTGAGGGGTATATAGAGGCACTTCCCTGTAAAGGTTATTTTGTCTGCCAGATCGAAGAATTGGTAGAGGTAAAATACCAGGGAGAGCTAGAGGAAAAAGAAGAGCAGGATGACCTGAAGCTTTTTCCATGTAAAGTGGATTTTTCTCCAAGAGGTATTGACCTGGACAGCTTCCCTTTTAATACATGGAGAAAATTGAGCAAAAATACCCTGGTAGATGATAATAAAGATATGTTTGCAGTGGGAAATGCACAGGGCGAATACAGCCTGCGCCAGGCCATAAGGGATTATCTTCATTCTGCAAGAGGTGTCCACTGCCGGCCGGAACAGATCTTAGTAGGTGCAGGAAGTGAATATCTTTTAATGCTTCTTTCACAGCTGATCGGGAGAAACACAGGAATTGCCCTGGAAAATCCTACTTATAAGCAGGCGTTCCGTGTATTTGAAAGTTTGGGACATCCAGTTTTTCCGGTGTCCATGGATCGTTGGGGAATGAACGTAAGAGAACTTGAAAAAACACAGGCAGGTATTGCTTATGTTATGCCGTCTCACCAGTATCCAACCGGTATCGTTATCCCGATCAAAAGAAGGCAGGAGCTTTTAAAATGGGCAAAAGCAGAAGAAAGCCGTTATCTTATCGAAGATGATTATGACAGCGAGTTCCGCTACAAAGGCCGTCCGATCCCTGCTCTCCAGGGAATGGATGATAGCCAGAAAGTGATCTACATGGGAACCTTTTCACGTTCCATTGCGCCTGCGATCCGAGTTGGTTTCATGGTCCTTCCAGAGTCTCTTTTAGCCTTATACAGGAAAAAAGCGGGATTTTATGCTTCTACTGTATCCCGTATAGACCAGAATATCCTGACGCATTTTATTACAGAAGGTTACTATGAACGCCATTTAAACAGGATGAGGGCAGTTTACAAAGGAAAACATGATACATTGTTAAATGGCTTAAAAGAACTGGAACCGGTTTTTGATATACAGGGAGAATACGCCGGGATCCATGTGCTTCTAACCCACAAAAAGGGAATGCCGGAAAAAAAGCTGGTGGAAACAGCTGCAAAGGCGGGGGTACGGGTATATGGAATGAGTGATTTTGTGATTGGAGAGGGAAAGAACCGCTTTCCGTCTACTGTTATATTAGGTTATGCCAGCCTGAAAGAAAAAGAGATCATCCAAGGATGCAGACGGCTGGTGCAGGCGTGGATATGA
- a CDS encoding relaxase/mobilization nuclease domain-containing protein, with protein MAINKTINKRTNTHGAMRNCIEYVLRQDKTNELFTCVTGPYCHDEINYDLVYRTFLEEKKLWDKDSGRMYAHNIISWHKDEQITPEQALEFGKEFAENWFSGFQTLVAVHKDKDHIHCHLVTNSVSYEDGRKLHNTRKDLECMKQLTNQMCRERELTVAEKGKHFDGSQIEKGEVIAWSKDKYNLFRQQVKDSFVADCAMAVLKALENCISKEKFIEKMKQFGWNVNWTEKRKHITFQNQDGKKVRDSNLSKTFHLDISKEDLENEFDRNYERVRVEAERTNGADEELAGYYRQVEAACEGAGGVTGASDGRERRVTGEKSEDERVYPEISGKNTQAENGKTEAILRESRNARRNSSFDNRTVRKAEAESIASAEQRRFEEQKRLDEQERARAARRRNKRRSGPER; from the coding sequence ATGGCTATTAATAAGACGATTAATAAGCGGACAAATACACATGGAGCAATGAGAAACTGCATCGAATATGTTTTGCGACAGGACAAGACCAACGAATTATTTACCTGTGTAACAGGCCCGTACTGTCATGACGAGATCAATTATGATCTAGTGTACAGAACATTTTTAGAGGAAAAGAAGTTATGGGATAAAGATTCTGGGAGAATGTACGCTCACAACATTATTTCTTGGCATAAGGACGAGCAGATTACTCCGGAGCAGGCATTAGAATTTGGAAAGGAGTTTGCAGAAAATTGGTTTAGTGGATTCCAGACCTTAGTGGCTGTGCATAAGGATAAAGATCATATCCACTGCCATCTGGTTACTAATTCAGTGAGTTATGAAGATGGAAGAAAGCTGCATAATACCAGAAAAGATCTGGAATGTATGAAACAGCTTACCAATCAGATGTGCCGAGAACGTGAACTGACAGTTGCTGAGAAAGGAAAGCACTTTGATGGAAGCCAGATTGAAAAAGGGGAAGTCATTGCATGGAGCAAAGATAAATATAACCTGTTCCGTCAGCAGGTGAAAGACAGCTTTGTAGCGGATTGTGCAATGGCAGTGTTAAAAGCACTGGAAAATTGTATCAGTAAGGAAAAGTTTATAGAAAAAATGAAGCAGTTCGGATGGAACGTAAACTGGACAGAGAAACGGAAGCACATCACATTTCAGAATCAGGATGGAAAGAAAGTGCGAGACAGCAATCTGTCAAAAACATTTCATCTGGATATCAGTAAGGAGGACTTAGAGAATGAATTTGATAGAAATTACGAAAGGGTGCGAGTCGAAGCAGAACGAACAAACGGAGCAGATGAAGAGCTTGCCGGATATTACCGACAAGTGGAAGCAGCTTGCGAAGGAGCAGGCGGCGTCACTGGAGCTAGTGACGGAAGAGAGAGACGAGTTACAGGTGAGAAATCAGAAGATGAACGAGTTTATCCAGAAATTTCAGGAAAGAACACACAAGCTGAAAATGGAAAAACAGAAGCTATTCTTCGAGAATCACGAAATGCAAGACGAAATTCATCGTTTGACAATCGAACTGTCCGAAAAGCAGAAGCTGAATCAATCGCTTCAGCAGAGCAACGACGATTTGAGGAACAGAAACGGCTTGATGAGCAGGAGCGAGCAAGAGCAGCTCGAAGAAGAAATAAAAGACGTTCGGGACCAGAACGCTAA
- a CDS encoding helix-turn-helix transcriptional regulator, with protein sequence MAVSYKKLWKLLIDKEMMKKDLRAMTGVSTTTMSRLSKDENVSTEILSKICSALNCDVGDIMEFVPDKKEEQ encoded by the coding sequence ATGGCAGTTAGTTACAAGAAATTGTGGAAATTGTTAATTGATAAAGAAATGATGAAGAAAGATTTGCGTGCAATGACAGGAGTTAGTACAACAACGATGTCTCGATTATCAAAAGATGAAAATGTAAGTACAGAGATTCTGTCAAAGATATGTTCTGCTTTGAATTGTGATGTGGGAGATATCATGGAATTTGTTCCTGATAAAAAAGAGGAGCAGTAA
- a CDS encoding diguanylate cyclase gives MKFSAVLTKKQAEEMLVYLGDLFTEVRLLDIEAVKHLEKNSLSLRAFWEKCQKTRLEYIDSRVCQKISRYVEIDGQPHVVEILNVLDVTTESFENVREQLTAKVRGYDEELYLDALTGAYNRRYYENRIRKVRGHAGVAMIDLDDFKLYNDTCGHNAGDFVLNTVVGSIRGCICKTDILIRYGGDEFLLILQDVDEEIFSKKLKQIRDMVCEAEVPGYARLRLTVSIGGVLADNETIESAVARADGLMYQAKNRKNMIVTEKSGIDSAEAKERQQILIVDDSQINCEILAEILKDEYRILEAANGEECINLLKQYGTGIALLLLDINMPVMDGFEVLALMNRKHWIEDIPVIIISSENSASYVRRAYEMGASDYISRPFDVQVVHQRVSNTIKLYAKQRRLISLVTDQIREKEKNNQMMISILSQIVEFRNSESGSHVLHINIITGMLLERLMQKTDQYHLQWSDQFLITTASALHDIGKIGIDEKILNKPGKLTKEEFEIMKTHTLIGASMLKSIEMYQNEKLLQVAYQICRWHHERYDGKGYPDGLKGEEIPISAQVVAIADVYDALVGKRVYKKAFSHETAIHMILNGECGAFNPLLLECLTDIQNRLKEETKSGFNKKENEGFFPNLSEEIKEETKK, from the coding sequence ATGAAGTTCAGTGCCGTTTTGACGAAAAAACAGGCAGAAGAAATGCTTGTTTATTTAGGAGATTTATTTACAGAGGTCAGACTTTTAGATATAGAAGCAGTTAAGCATCTGGAAAAGAATTCCCTTTCTTTAAGGGCATTTTGGGAGAAATGTCAGAAGACAAGGCTGGAATATATAGATTCCAGGGTGTGCCAGAAGATTTCACGTTATGTGGAAATCGATGGACAGCCCCATGTGGTGGAGATCTTAAATGTTCTGGACGTTACAACAGAATCCTTTGAAAACGTAAGGGAACAGTTGACCGCAAAAGTGCGAGGCTATGACGAAGAATTGTACCTGGATGCCCTTACCGGTGCCTACAACCGCAGATATTATGAAAACCGCATCCGGAAAGTGAGAGGTCATGCAGGTGTGGCTATGATCGATCTGGATGATTTTAAGCTGTATAATGATACCTGTGGCCACAATGCAGGAGATTTTGTTCTTAATACAGTAGTAGGGAGCATCCGTGGATGTATATGTAAGACAGATATTCTGATCCGCTATGGCGGGGATGAATTTCTTCTGATCCTTCAGGATGTAGATGAAGAGATTTTTTCAAAAAAGTTAAAACAGATCAGGGATATGGTCTGTGAGGCAGAAGTTCCCGGATATGCCAGGCTGCGCCTGACTGTAAGTATTGGAGGTGTCCTTGCTGATAATGAGACCATTGAAAGTGCAGTAGCACGGGCGGACGGTCTGATGTACCAGGCAAAGAACCGGAAAAATATGATAGTAACAGAAAAGTCAGGTATAGACAGTGCGGAAGCCAAAGAACGGCAGCAGATCCTGATCGTAGATGATTCTCAGATAAACTGTGAGATCCTTGCGGAAATCCTGAAAGACGAATACCGGATATTGGAGGCTGCAAATGGAGAAGAATGCATTAATCTGCTAAAACAGTACGGAACCGGGATTGCTCTTCTCCTTTTAGATATTAACATGCCTGTGATGGACGGATTTGAAGTATTGGCCCTGATGAATCGGAAGCACTGGATCGAAGATATACCTGTGATCATAATCTCCAGTGAAAATAGCGCATCCTATGTAAGAAGAGCTTATGAAATGGGAGCTTCCGATTACATCAGCCGTCCTTTTGATGTACAGGTTGTACACCAGAGAGTGTCCAATACCATTAAACTATATGCAAAACAGCGTCGTCTGATCAGTCTGGTAACAGACCAGATACGGGAAAAAGAGAAGAACAACCAGATGATGATCAGTATCCTAAGTCAGATCGTTGAATTCAGAAATAGTGAAAGCGGCAGCCACGTTCTTCATATTAACATTATCACAGGTATGCTGTTAGAACGCCTGATGCAAAAAACAGATCAATATCATCTGCAGTGGTCTGACCAGTTCCTGATCACAACGGCATCTGCTCTTCACGATATTGGAAAGATAGGGATCGATGAAAAAATATTAAATAAACCAGGAAAGCTGACTAAAGAAGAATTTGAGATCATGAAGACCCATACGCTTATTGGCGCTTCTATGTTGAAGAGCATTGAAATGTACCAGAATGAAAAATTGTTGCAGGTAGCTTACCAGATCTGCAGATGGCATCATGAGCGGTATGATGGAAAAGGCTATCCAGATGGTTTAAAGGGGGAGGAGATCCCTATTTCGGCCCAGGTAGTGGCCATCGCCGATGTATATGACGCTCTTGTGGGTAAACGTGTATATAAGAAAGCATTTTCCCATGAAACAGCCATTCACATGATCTTAAACGGGGAATGCGGGGCATTCAATCCTCTTCTGTTAGAATGTCTTACAGACATCCAGAATAGATTGAAAGAGGAAACCAAGTCAGGTTTCAATAAAAAAGAAAATGAAGGGTTCTTTCCAAACTTGTCAGAGGAGATAAAAGAGGAGACGAAAAAGTGA
- the mobC gene encoding plasmid mobilization relaxosome protein MobC: MRKRNYTVTIRMNKEEYNLLQSKVKESGRTQQEVVIKAIADLKIASTEEVEELKRLNQLFADILSQLRGATTNINQIARKLHTDGEVPNDSTLYFLNKNILKYRKESEKIWLLIRRLISGQIHMEQ; encoded by the coding sequence ATGAGAAAACGAAATTATACAGTAACCATACGGATGAATAAAGAGGAATACAATCTGCTTCAGAGTAAGGTTAAGGAATCCGGAAGAACACAGCAGGAAGTTGTAATAAAAGCAATCGCAGATTTGAAGATAGCTTCTACAGAGGAAGTGGAAGAACTGAAAAGATTGAACCAGCTGTTTGCAGATATTCTCAGTCAGCTTCGTGGAGCTACTACAAATATTAATCAGATTGCAAGAAAGCTGCATACAGATGGAGAAGTTCCAAATGATAGTACGTTGTATTTCCTCAATAAAAATATTCTTAAGTACCGGAAGGAGAGTGAAAAGATATGGCTATTAATAAGACGATTAATAAGCGGACAAATACACATGGAGCAATGA
- a CDS encoding glutamine--tRNA ligase/YqeY domain fusion protein — MAEKDMVIETEEKEPVSKNFIEQEIDKDLAEGVYDHVQTRFPPEPNGYLHIGHAKSILLNYGLAQKYNGKFNLRFDDTNPTKEKSEFVESIMADVKWLGADFEDRLFFASNYFEKMYECAVFLIKKGKAFVCDLSAEQIREYRGDFNTPGKESPYRNRSIEENLRLFEEMKEGKYQDGEKVLRAKIDMASPNINMRDPVIYRVAHMHHHNTGDKWCIYPMYDFAHPIEDAVEHITHSICTLEFEDHRPLYDWVVKECEFENPPRQIEFAKLYLTNVVTGKRYIKKLVEDGIVDGWDDPRLVSIAALRRRGYTPESIKRFVELVGVSKANSSVDYAMLEYCIREDLKLKKARMMAVLDPVKLVIDNYPEGQVEELDVPNNLENSELGSRKVPFSREVYIEREDFMEEPPKKYFRMFPGNEVRLMGAYFVKCTGCEKDENGNVTVVHGTYDPETKSGSGFEGRKVKGTIHWVAVPTAKKIECRLYENIVDEEKGKLNADGTLNLNPNSLTILKECYGEPALAQAEAYDSFQFVRNGYFCADCKDSTKENPVFNRIVSLKSSFKLPK, encoded by the coding sequence ATGGCAGAGAAAGATATGGTAATAGAGACCGAAGAAAAAGAGCCGGTTTCCAAGAACTTTATAGAGCAGGAAATTGACAAGGACCTGGCAGAAGGGGTTTATGACCATGTCCAGACCCGTTTTCCACCAGAACCAAACGGTTATCTGCATATCGGACATGCCAAGTCTATTCTTTTAAACTATGGACTGGCACAGAAATATAATGGTAAATTCAACCTGCGTTTTGATGATACAAACCCTACAAAGGAAAAAAGCGAGTTTGTAGAGTCGATCATGGCAGATGTAAAGTGGTTGGGAGCAGACTTTGAGGACAGACTGTTCTTTGCATCCAACTATTTTGAGAAAATGTATGAGTGTGCTGTTTTTCTTATTAAGAAGGGAAAAGCATTCGTCTGTGACTTAAGCGCAGAGCAGATCAGAGAGTACAGAGGCGATTTCAATACTCCAGGTAAGGAAAGCCCATACAGAAACCGTTCCATCGAAGAGAACCTGCGTCTTTTTGAGGAGATGAAGGAAGGCAAATATCAGGATGGCGAGAAAGTTCTGCGTGCAAAGATCGATATGGCTTCTCCTAATATCAACATGAGAGATCCGGTCATTTACCGTGTGGCTCATATGCACCATCACAATACAGGTGATAAGTGGTGTATCTATCCGATGTATGACTTTGCTCATCCGATCGAAGATGCTGTAGAGCACATTACCCACTCTATCTGTACTTTGGAATTTGAAGATCATCGCCCTCTTTATGACTGGGTAGTAAAAGAGTGTGAATTTGAGAATCCACCTCGTCAGATTGAGTTTGCAAAGCTGTATCTGACTAATGTGGTTACAGGAAAGCGTTATATCAAGAAACTGGTAGAAGATGGTATTGTAGATGGCTGGGATGATCCGCGTCTGGTATCCATCGCTGCACTGCGCAGAAGAGGTTATACACCAGAGTCTATCAAACGTTTTGTAGAGTTAGTTGGCGTTTCCAAGGCAAACAGCTCTGTTGATTATGCGATGCTTGAATACTGCATCCGTGAAGACTTAAAGCTTAAAAAAGCCCGTATGATGGCTGTTTTAGATCCTGTAAAACTGGTGATCGATAACTATCCGGAAGGCCAGGTAGAAGAGCTGGATGTTCCAAACAACCTGGAAAATTCAGAACTGGGAAGCAGAAAGGTTCCATTCAGCCGTGAAGTTTATATCGAAAGAGAAGACTTTATGGAAGAACCGCCTAAGAAATATTTCCGTATGTTCCCGGGAAATGAAGTACGTCTTATGGGTGCTTATTTTGTAAAATGCACTGGCTGTGAAAAAGATGAAAATGGAAATGTAACTGTAGTACATGGAACCTATGATCCTGAGACAAAGAGCGGTTCCGGCTTTGAAGGCAGAAAGGTAAAAGGAACAATCCACTGGGTAGCTGTACCAACTGCAAAGAAGATCGAATGTCGTCTCTATGAGAATATCGTAGATGAGGAAAAGGGCAAGCTGAATGCAGACGGAACCCTGAACTTAAATCCAAATTCTCTTACAATCTTAAAAGAGTGCTATGGTGAGCCTGCTCTTGCACAGGCGGAAGCCTATGACAGCTTCCAGTTTGTAAGAAATGGTTATTTCTGCGCGGACTGCAAGGACAGCACTAAGGAAAATCCTGTATTTAACAGGATCGTTTCTCTGAAGAGTTCTTTCAAACTGCCGAAATAA
- a CDS encoding flavodoxin family protein → MKVLLLNGSPRKKGCTYTALNVVADALKVEGIETEVFQAGDPDMENVKAAAAKLKESDALVVGSPVYWASPSGQIIEFMDRLASVAGKDMLYKPAAAVASARRAGTTATLDVLTKYFSYHQMPVVSSCYWNMVHGNAPEEVMRDEEGVQIMRVLGKNMAWLLKCIEAGKKAGVAVPVAEDKVKTNFIR, encoded by the coding sequence ATGAAGGTTTTATTATTAAACGGAAGTCCAAGAAAGAAAGGATGCACCTACACAGCACTGAATGTAGTTGCAGATGCATTAAAGGTAGAAGGAATTGAAACAGAAGTATTCCAGGCCGGTGATCCGGATATGGAAAATGTAAAGGCAGCAGCAGCTAAATTAAAAGAATCTGATGCATTAGTAGTAGGTTCCCCTGTTTACTGGGCATCCCCAAGCGGTCAGATCATCGAATTTATGGACCGTCTGGCATCAGTAGCAGGAAAAGATATGCTCTATAAACCGGCAGCTGCCGTAGCTTCCGCCAGAAGGGCCGGAACTACTGCTACTTTAGATGTGCTTACCAAATATTTTTCTTATCACCAGATGCCGGTCGTATCTTCCTGTTACTGGAACATGGTACACGGAAATGCACCAGAAGAAGTAATGAGAGACGAAGAAGGAGTCCAGATCATGCGTGTCCTTGGAAAGAACATGGCATGGCTGTTAAAATGCATCGAAGCAGGAAAGAAAGCTGGTGTGGCTGTTCCAGTGGCAGAGGATAAGGTCAAAACTAATTTTATCCGGTAA
- a CDS encoding response regulator, with amino-acid sequence MKRNRIFLSLGMVLLSSVFILFTNIGKNRAFSYTEETLGFLKEKCRGFDALMGSIEEEETKAAVRGYVEELLTGSQLEMNGVILICNKEQVLCSNYDDYRGRELDKAPFISEIEEGAQPGKLLSLHYYGCTYYGSLDHEGDYDLYVFYPSDEVFHLRNIALFYGISLYAVFSILFFWIHKKEEKEQLIREMACQDKMLTSDKVDMDCLPSGTVTLEQKVFDLEKLLDEVKQWAIPLAAERDVLFSSETIKAEHVKLYGSPVHLKKILTKIVGNAIKDSLSGEQVTFFCRETGASGRKARFEFVCTDTGSSCRENEQGLAVAMELTKLMNGEFHFSHDKGDKAFCRVRFTFIINEENREEERPLVSVIGRKILLVEDNELNMEIAEFILRKERMDVIRAWNGKEALERFEASAQGEISVILMDLVMPVMDGFEASRSIRALEREDAKNVVIVALTASDYEEDAKKCRLAGMNEHLSKPLDTGNLMRVIHKYIKF; translated from the coding sequence GTGAAAAGAAACAGGATATTTTTAAGCCTCGGAATGGTTTTGCTTAGTTCTGTATTTATTCTTTTTACAAATATTGGGAAAAACAGGGCATTCTCTTATACAGAAGAGACTTTAGGATTTTTAAAAGAAAAGTGCCGTGGTTTTGATGCGCTGATGGGATCTATAGAGGAAGAAGAGACAAAGGCTGCAGTTCGTGGATATGTGGAAGAACTTCTTACAGGCAGTCAGTTAGAGATGAACGGGGTGATCCTTATTTGTAATAAAGAACAGGTACTCTGTTCAAATTATGATGACTACCGGGGAAGAGAACTGGACAAAGCGCCTTTTATCAGTGAGATAGAAGAAGGGGCACAGCCAGGGAAACTGCTGTCCCTGCATTATTATGGCTGTACTTACTACGGAAGTCTGGATCATGAAGGTGATTATGACCTGTATGTATTTTACCCATCTGATGAAGTATTCCATTTAAGGAATATTGCATTATTTTATGGAATCAGCCTTTATGCTGTTTTTTCCATTCTTTTTTTCTGGATACACAAAAAAGAGGAAAAAGAGCAGCTTATTCGGGAAATGGCATGTCAGGATAAAATGCTGACCTCAGATAAGGTGGATATGGACTGTCTGCCATCAGGAACTGTGACTTTGGAGCAGAAAGTTTTTGATCTGGAAAAACTGTTAGATGAGGTAAAACAGTGGGCAATTCCTCTTGCAGCAGAACGAGATGTTCTGTTTTCCAGTGAAACGATTAAGGCAGAACACGTAAAACTCTATGGAAGTCCGGTACATTTAAAGAAAATACTGACTAAGATTGTGGGAAATGCCATAAAAGACAGTCTAAGTGGCGAACAGGTAACTTTTTTTTGCAGAGAGACCGGAGCAAGTGGAAGAAAAGCCCGTTTTGAATTTGTATGCACAGATACTGGAAGTTCCTGCAGGGAAAATGAACAGGGACTTGCAGTGGCTATGGAACTGACAAAGCTGATGAATGGAGAATTCCATTTTTCGCATGATAAAGGGGATAAGGCTTTCTGCCGGGTGCGTTTTACCTTTATCATTAATGAGGAAAACAGGGAAGAGGAGAGACCTTTAGTTTCTGTCATAGGAAGAAAGATACTTCTGGTAGAGGACAATGAACTGAACATGGAGATCGCAGAATTTATCCTGCGCAAAGAAAGGATGGATGTAATAAGAGCGTGGAATGGAAAAGAAGCACTGGAACGTTTTGAAGCATCTGCACAGGGAGAGATATCTGTGATCCTGATGGATCTGGTAATGCCGGTAATGGATGGGTTTGAGGCATCCCGCTCGATCCGTGCATTGGAGCGGGAAGACGCAAAGAATGTAGTGATCGTAGCTCTTACTGCAAGTGATTATGAGGAAGATGCGAAAAAATGCCGGCTGGCTGGAATGAACGAACATCTGTCAAAACCTTTGGATACAGGAAATTTAATGCGTGTGATCCACAAATATATAAAATTTTAA